In Alteromonas macleodii, the sequence TCTCGTGGTTGGTGGTGGCCTCGTTTAATGCTTGCCCTTCCTTTATGGTATCGCCAACGCGTAGCCGATAATGGCCGTAAGGAAAGTAAGGCTAAGCAACAAAACCTTAAACCAGATATCATGGATGTTACACCTGAAGAGGTGGTGAAAGTGATGGAAAAGTGGGGTGTGCAGCGCATGATCCACGGCCATACACACAGGCCAAACATTCACAGCCTTGAAGCTAATGGCAAACCTGCCACGCGAATTGTACTGGGTGATTGGTACGATCAAGGTAGCGTTTTAAAGGTTACAGGAAACGACGTGATGCTGCAGCAACATAACTTTAGTAAATAGCAGTCTTTCGAACGAATCAACGCTTCCTCTTTTTTCAGGCCATCTCGACAATACTAGCGTTTTGCCGATCATCATTTCTTACAAACTAGTCCAAAGTACATGCGTTACGCGCTGGCTTAATTTTTGTTCTGTGGTATAAAGAATAAAAGCAAGTTAGTCATCATGGACGGTGTAAATGACAGATGTTCTTCTTTCCCCTGCAAATTTCTGGTTTAGCATTGCGCTTATAGCCGTATTCTTTGTTTTTATATTAGAACTTATAAGTACTATTTTCGGTGCGAGCTTTTTGGGGCTTGGCGACGACTTTGCTGAAGTCGATGGCGAAGGCTTTTTAAGTACATCGCTAGCTAACTGGTTAAATATCAATAAAGTCCCTTTCCTCATATACCTAATTGTATTGCTTACTTTATTTGGGCTTGCAGGCCTAATGCTAAACGGCTTAACAGCCAGCATATTTAAAATTACTTTGCCTGCTGCTATCTCTGTTCCTCTCGCCTTCGGTGTTGGGCTGTTTGTTGCAGCCAAAACCGTAAAAATTATCGCCAGTGTATTACCAAGCGTTGAGTCTAGTGCGGTCAATAGCGAAGATTTTATCGGGTCCGTGGCGGAAATCACCATTGGTAAAGCAAGCCGTGGTAATCCTGCAGAAGCGAAATTTACTGACCATTATTCTCAGCCTCATTTTGTGTTAGTTGAACCATTCGAAGATGAAGAATTGTTCGCACAGGGAGAGCGCGTCATTTTAGTTCAGAAAAAACAACACAGCTGGTTAGCCACCCGCTATCTATAACCTAAAAGAGATAAAAGTATGGATACAATTCAACCATCTAACTTGCCGTCAATACTCTTTATTGCCGGTGCTATCGTTGTAGGGCTTATTGTTATAGGCCTTATATTTGCCAAACTTTATACCCGTGCGACCAAAGAAACTGCGTTCGTAAGAACCGGTCTAGGCGGTGAAAAAGTGATAAAAGACGGTGGCGCTTTGGTTCTACCTGTTGTTCACGAAATTATTCCGGTGAACATGAATACCCTTCGTATAGAAGTAGAGAAAATACAAAAAGACGCGTTAATCACTAAAGATCGTATGCGTGTGGATGTAAAAGCCGACTTCTATTTGCGTGTAGCACCGAATGCCAACGGCATTTCAATGGCTGCGCAAACGCTCGGTACTCGCACCACCCGCGCTGAAGAAGTCAAAAAATTAATGGAGTCGAAGTTTGTTGACGTATTACGTGCCGTAGCTGCTGAAATGAGCATGACGGAAATGCACGAGCAGCGCGCTGATTTTGTACAAAAAGTTCAGCAGAGTGTTGCTAACGACCTTGAGAAGAACGGTTTAGAACTTGAATCGGTAAGTTTAACTGGCTTCGATCAGACAGACCTTCAGTTCTTTAATGAAAACAATGCATTCGATGCTGAAGGCCGCGCTCGATTGACCAAAATCATTGAAGAAAAGCGCAAAGAAACGAACGACATACAGCAAGAAAACCGTATTTTCATTGAGCAGCGTAACCTAGCTGCCGAGAAACAATCGTTGGACGTAAAACGCGATGAGGAAGAAGCCCGCCTGGCGCAAGAACAAGTACTTGCTTTTAAGCGCCAAGAGCAAAAAGCTGAAATTGCTAAACAGCGTGAAATGAAAGAACGTGAAGAGCGCGAAGCAGAAATTGCTAAAAACCGTGCTATCGAAGCGGCAGAAATTGAGAAATCTCGTGAAATAGAAACTCAGGAAATCGCCAAGCGCCAGGCGCTAGAACAAGCGCGCATTCGCCAGCAACAAGAAGTTGAAGTTTCAGAGCAAGTGAAGCAAATTGCTGTTGCTACCAAGTCGGAAGAAGAGTCTGCTGCACGCGCTAAAGCTGCCGAAGCTGAAAAGCAAAAGGTGGAAAAAGAAGAAGCAGTACTTACCGCTAAATCGGTAGCAGAAGCTGAGCGTAAGAAGCAAATTGAAGTTATCGATGCTCGCAAAGAGGCGGAGCGTGAAGCTGTAGGTATAACTGTTGAAGCACAAGCTAAGAAAGAAGCGGCTGAAAACTCTGCTGCCGCAATTCTTACAGAAGCCAAAGCTGCAGCTGATGCTAAAATGCTGCAAGCCGACGCGGACGAGAAAGTGCTTGCCGTTGAAGCGCAAGGTAAACAAGCGCTTTACGAAGCTGAGAATACGCTCAAGACCGAACAAATTGAGCTACAAAAAGCCCTTGCGATGCTTAAGGTATTACCTGAACTTGTTGAGCAAGCGGTTAAGCCTCTTGAAAACATTGAAGGTATTAAAATTTTACAAGGCTACGGCCAAGGTAGCGGTGCAAAAGGTGAGCATACCATTGCAACCTCGGGCAACGGTTTGGCTGAGCAAGTAACACAGGCAGCGCTAAATTACCGTGCTAACGCCCCACTGGTAGACTCTATGCTGCGTGAAGTAGGTTTAGTCGATGCCGACAATGGCTCTTTAGCAGACTTGGTTACCGGCAACAGCGATATTTTGGCAAAAGCAGGCGCAGTCAAGCCCAAGCCGGTTGTAGCTGCACCAGAAAACCTAAATGGCCATACAGCGCAGGACAGCCAACCTATTGAATAACGCTCACTAGAAAAATAGTACACTATGATGAGCTAAGCCCTGTTATTTAACAGGGCTTTTTGTTTTCGGGCGTTTTTGCGAGTAATATTATGTTTTGCAGCTTTAATTTCCAGCACTTAGATCGACGTTGAACATAAAGAATACTCTTAGTGCATAGGCATATTTGAATAAAGAAGGCAGACTAAATTGTTATGAAGTCGCTACCTGAAGAGCCGGAAAAACCATTAAGAGACGATTGTTGCGGCGGTGGTTCGTGTTGCCCATGCATTTGGGACGTGTATTTTGAAAAACTTGATAAGTGGAAAGAAGCAAAGCGAGAATTCGACGAACTAAATAATAGTGAGTCATCAAACACCGGGGCACAGGAGTAACGGTTCGTACTCGTTCTTGGGATTATCGTGTTCGCTATTACTATTACCTACTACTAGGGAGCCCTCAAACTCGCTACCTTGCTCTAATATATGCGGGAATTATGCGTGAATAAAAACGCCGCATTGCAGTTTAAGCGTTCCATTTTTTAAACTTCTCATTTACAAATATTCCTTCTACTGCTATTTTAACTTAATCGATTAAGATTTTACTTTACCGCGTATTACAATCATATTGAGTTACACCACGGTAAAAGATTAAGAATTAAGCTAAGCCTTTTATACGGTCAACTATAAGCCTGTCAGGCTGGTAGTGCTTAACCCGTAGGAATGTGTACTTGCGAACAAGAGCAGTACGAGCTAGCGCATGCTGAGTTTTGGAGAATTATCATGTCTATACGCAATGGCGTTCAACTAATCACCTATGCTGATCGATTAGGCGATGGCAATATCGATAGCCTGACAGCAATACTTGAAGGTCCATTAAATGGCCTGTTCACCGGTGTTCACATTCTTCCTTTTTACTATCCTTACGATGGTGAAGACGCAGGTTTTGACCCTATTGACCACACGTCAGTGGATGAGCGCTTGGGCGATTGGAACAGCGTTAGAAAACTGGGTGAGTCTGTAGATATTATGGCTGACCTTATTGTTAACCATATGTCTGGACAAAGCGAGGCGTTTAAAGACGTTTTGAAAAACGGGCGCGAATCTACCTATTGGCCACTATTTTTAACTAAAGAAGATATTTTTAAGGGTAATGACCCAGCGCAAATCGACGAACAAATAGCAAAAGTGTTCCGCCCTCGCCCAACGCCATTTTTTAGCGATTATGAAGTAGGCACAGAGACTGGTAACCCAGAGACGGTTCCATTCTGGACCACTTTTACCTCTAATCAAATCGACATTGATGTAGAGTCACAGCTGGGCAAAGACTATCTATCATCTATTCTTCAGTCATTTACTGAAAGTAATGTTGACCTTATACGACTTGACGCAGCAGGCTACGCCATAAAACGCGCAGGCTCGAACTGCTTTATGCTTGAAGAAACCTTTGAATTTATTGAAGAGTTATCAAACCGAGCGCGTAACATGGGCATGCAATGCTTAGTAGAAATTCACAGCCACTATCAGACTCAAATTGATATTGCCGCACGTTGCGACAGCGTCTACGACTTTGCTTTACCACCACTTGTACTGCACACCTTGTTTACTAAAAATGCAGACGCATTGGCACACTGGCTTTCTATTTCGCCACGAAACTGCTTTACCGTACTTGATACCCACGACGGTATTGGGATTGTCGACGTTGGTGCAAGTGGTGACAAACCTGGCCTTTTAAGTGCTGAAGCAATTAACGCACTTGTAGACCAAATACATGAAAACTCTAACGGTGAATCTAAGAAAGCCACAGGCGCAGCGGCGAACAATGTCGATCTTTACCAGGTTAACTGCACCTATTATGACGCATTGGGTAAGGATGATTTCGCCTATTTAGTTGCTCGCGCTATTCAGTTCTTTAGCCCGGGTATTCCTCAGGTTTATTACGGTGGCTTACTTGCGGCCCATAATGATATGGAACTACTCGCCAACACCAATGTTGGTCGTGA encodes:
- a CDS encoding oxidoreductase-like domain-containing protein, with the protein product MKSLPEEPEKPLRDDCCGGGSCCPCIWDVYFEKLDKWKEAKREFDELNNSESSNTGAQE
- a CDS encoding flotillin family protein; translation: MDTIQPSNLPSILFIAGAIVVGLIVIGLIFAKLYTRATKETAFVRTGLGGEKVIKDGGALVLPVVHEIIPVNMNTLRIEVEKIQKDALITKDRMRVDVKADFYLRVAPNANGISMAAQTLGTRTTRAEEVKKLMESKFVDVLRAVAAEMSMTEMHEQRADFVQKVQQSVANDLEKNGLELESVSLTGFDQTDLQFFNENNAFDAEGRARLTKIIEEKRKETNDIQQENRIFIEQRNLAAEKQSLDVKRDEEEARLAQEQVLAFKRQEQKAEIAKQREMKEREEREAEIAKNRAIEAAEIEKSREIETQEIAKRQALEQARIRQQQEVEVSEQVKQIAVATKSEEESAARAKAAEAEKQKVEKEEAVLTAKSVAEAERKKQIEVIDARKEAEREAVGITVEAQAKKEAAENSAAAILTEAKAAADAKMLQADADEKVLAVEAQGKQALYEAENTLKTEQIELQKALAMLKVLPELVEQAVKPLENIEGIKILQGYGQGSGAKGEHTIATSGNGLAEQVTQAALNYRANAPLVDSMLREVGLVDADNGSLADLVTGNSDILAKAGAVKPKPVVAAPENLNGHTAQDSQPIE
- a CDS encoding OB-fold-containig protein, giving the protein MTDVLLSPANFWFSIALIAVFFVFILELISTIFGASFLGLGDDFAEVDGEGFLSTSLANWLNINKVPFLIYLIVLLTLFGLAGLMLNGLTASIFKITLPAAISVPLAFGVGLFVAAKTVKIIASVLPSVESSAVNSEDFIGSVAEITIGKASRGNPAEAKFTDHYSQPHFVLVEPFEDEELFAQGERVILVQKKQHSWLATRYL
- the gtfA gene encoding sucrose phosphorylase; translation: MSIRNGVQLITYADRLGDGNIDSLTAILEGPLNGLFTGVHILPFYYPYDGEDAGFDPIDHTSVDERLGDWNSVRKLGESVDIMADLIVNHMSGQSEAFKDVLKNGRESTYWPLFLTKEDIFKGNDPAQIDEQIAKVFRPRPTPFFSDYEVGTETGNPETVPFWTTFTSNQIDIDVESQLGKDYLSSILQSFTESNVDLIRLDAAGYAIKRAGSNCFMLEETFEFIEELSNRARNMGMQCLVEIHSHYQTQIDIAARCDSVYDFALPPLVLHTLFTKNADALAHWLSISPRNCFTVLDTHDGIGIVDVGASGDKPGLLSAEAINALVDQIHENSNGESKKATGAAANNVDLYQVNCTYYDALGKDDFAYLVARAIQFFSPGIPQVYYGGLLAAHNDMELLANTNVGRDINRPYLSSTMVEEAVKKPVVKGLMQLITLRNESDAFNGTFDVNYSDNVLTLSWANGNNAASLHVDFSVMDATIKTVADGEESVLSISSLIA